CGTCACATGATACGAGGTCATCTTGCTTCCTTGTGTTTAAGTCGTCCTGCCTCTGCATGTTTTAACTGGCCCTCACACATGTATTCGGTTCACTGATGTAGTGTAGTGCTTAGGGAACCGACCTTGCaattcagaggttgcaggtttgattcctagaTTGTTGTTGTAGATATCCAGTGTCTATATTGCTTCctgaaaatatccagctgtattaatggttTAATacaattaatgaatgaataaatataagcTGTGTTCTTTTTATAAGTGCTAAATccctaaatatatatatatgtatgtattttcagTTGTAATTTAAGTAcaggtttgatttaaaaaatggaaagctTCACTAACTTTCAGGATACCATAAAAATGagatattattaaataattgtaaACTATAGCATGCCTGCCTGCTCTCTGCAGAACATTCCGGAACTCCGCTTCCTGTCCGCGAACCCAGAAGCACGCGGCTGAGAAAGGGCACGGATCCCAGCGGGGCGCGACCTCACGCCGCGGCGCAATCGCACCGGCGAAGCGGGGGCTGGCTGTGGAAACGGGCGAACAGGAACGGAGGGTCACctgacggggggagggggaaattTCCCGCTCCCCGGTTCTCGCTCCCGGCTTGGGCGGAGGCCCTCTGCTGCGGGCGCGAGGGAACGTCGGTCGGCTGCGTTCGGGGATCTTCCTGAGGTTTAAACGCGCGGGATTGACAAACCGCCCTCGCGGTCAGAGAGCTCTCCCCGTGTGGCGCCTGCTGTCCTTCCCCGGTCCCTGTCAGGGAAGCGAAAACGAAGGAATAGCGCAAACGTAAACGGAAAGCGAACGCGTAGGAAAGCCGCAGGGTTCCGGGAGGAGGTTCGCCCGCGGCGGGACGCGGTTGAGAACGCCGTGCGGTCAGGGGACGCGGCTTCCTGTTGCCCTGTTGCCGCGAGCGCCGAGCCGTTGCAGCCCGCCCTCTGTGCTCGGGCGTCCCGCGTCCCTCTCTGCCGTGGCTCTCCGGTCTCAGCGATGCCGCGGGAGCCCAGCTGAAGGTCGAGACTTTATTTTCCACCTGTCTTACTCTCGGCTGCCTGTAAAACCCAGCAGTGTTTCCAGCGCTGTATTTCCTCTGTGGCTTCATTTGGACAGTTCTGATGTTGTAGAGCTATATTTTCTGTGGGCCTCTGTGTACAGGTATGTAGTAGTGTTGTATTGTGGCagtgcagtggtctccaaccctggtcctggagagctacagggtctgctggtttttgttttcaccttaaaatcagcaccggattgagacccaagacaccaggcgagttgagttaactgtgtaatcaactgctctaattgattcatgaagtgcagggtcactatgaaaaccagcagaccctgtagctctccaggaccagggttggagacctcTGGTGTAGTGTGTTCTGTTGGCCTACAGCTAGTACACAGATGTATCTCATGTATAGTGTCCcacttatttatatttatttatttatgtatttagaGGTAGGAAAATGGTGGgcactgttgggctgaatggcctgttcttgtcattaagctatgttacgttatgttagTCAATTGATAGACAGTATCTATAATGGGCAGTAATATACCACAATACTGCAGCGCATAATGATTTAGAGCTGTCTCACCAAACCCCAAAGGCAGGGTATTTTAAAAGAGTAACGCTGTTCTTTTCCAGATGGAATGTGatactgtataaatgtgtgtgtgtgcgtgtgcgtatgtgtgtgtgtgtgtgtgtgtgtgtgtgtgtgtgtgtgtgtgtgtgtgtgtgtgtgtgtgtgtgtgtgtgtgtgtgtgtgtgtatatatatatatatatatatatatatatatatataagcctTGTCATCTTTCTGTGTTTGCTGCTAATTGGAAGTTGGAATAGGGGAAGGAGTGGTAATTGTGAGGggtttaatttcattaataatTGCCTTTGTCCGTTCTGCTCCCGTAAACAGCATGAGTCTGATTCATTAAAGGCAGTCGAGCATCCCGTCTCCCGGTCTTCATAAGTATAACGATGCCTCTgcagtcatctgcggagagagCCTCCCCGTCTGCAGCGCTGCCGGTCTGCACCAGCCCCAGTTCTTAAAGCGGGAAAAAGAACCCTTTTTCCTTCTGAAGTTCGTCTCGTTTTCAGAAAGCGAGACTGCGGACGTCCCTCGGTGTTGTTTAATTGCTGTACTTGCGGTGTTGCCGCGGCGGTGTTTGCTGATGCCGGTTCCGAGCGCTCGATGTGCATCTGTTTTCCGCGTCTCCTGTTCCCGGGAAGCGGGATGACATTGTCGAGGGGCGGCACTCGATACGCTGCATTAACACAGCCTTTCTGAACACCGCTATCAAACTCGGGGATTTAATTCACCGCGGGCTTACTTTACTGAGCCTGCTCTCACGTATAACTTTATCAGACTGCAACATAGGACACAGGCTAAAGAAGACGTAATTActtttgcatgttttgtttgGTCCAActgtagtatagtatagtataggaTAGTACATCGTCCTgctcaagaataaaataaataaataaacttttatttgaCCCCAATTCAAATAAAAGTGGTTGAATTTTTTAATGATGAAGCCTTATATATCTTACAATTTTATTTAGCTGCATTATGTAAAATATGGCGTCATGACATAACCGTTTAACGCACTTTAAGCCTAAGGTGTTAAAGTAATACACTATGTGTATAAATTTGTTCATCCTGTATGTCAGCGCAGTTTAATAAGACTGTTTAGTGGGCGCTTCTCTGAAGAGTAGATGTTAGAGgtcacagagaagcagaagtCACGTGGCTTTTGTCTCTGGTGAAGTTTTGCTCGAGCGCTAGGCCGTTGCCGGGGTGGACTGGGAGACCTGCTTTGAAGGTTGAGACGGAACAACAGCGCCGAATCCACAGAGGCCCCAGCGGTGTGTAATTGGGGAAGTTCTCTCTTCCTCCGTATTCATGAAGACGCCTCTGCAAATGACTGATCCGCATTGTTCCTGGAGTCTGATTTATCCCCCCGTGACCTTCTTCTGCCAGCAGGCCCAACCTGCACCTGCCAAATACAGCCCGGCTGGGCTTCAGTTCTGAGCAGTCACGACATGCTCAACCTGCCAAATACAGCCCGGCTAGGCCTCAGTTCTGAGCAGTCACGACATGCTCAACCTGCCAAATACAGCCCGGCTAGGCCTCAGTTCTGAGCAGTCACGACATGCTCAACCTGCCAAATACAGCCCGGCTAGGCCTCAGTTCTGAGCAGTCACGACATGCTCAACCTGCCAAATACAGCCCGGCTGAGGCTCTCAGTTCTGAGCTGTCACGACATGCTCAACCTGCCAAATACAGCCCGGCTAGGCCTCAGTTCTGAGCAGTCACGACATGCTCAACCTGCCAAATACAGCCCGGCTAGGCCTCAGTTCTGAGCTGTCACGACATGCTCAACCTGCCAAATACAGCCCAGCTAGGCCTCAGTTCTGAGCTGTCGTGACATCCTAAACTTGCCAAATACAGCCCGGCTAGGTTCTGAATCGGCAGAGCAGGTCTGCAGCACTCTGAGTCACCAGGCCTGGCTCTCATCCTCACTTAAATTCATTCATCCGTCCGACACCGAGGAGATTCCTGTAGATTACTCACACTCTTAAGAAGAAGGACCTTTTCACCTGCATTCTCAgcaaagtccttttttttttttggactgtaCTTTTTGGTGTAAGAAAAGTCCATTTTGGTTTGAAAACCGATGATCTGCAGTTTGagtttttcaaaattttccaagagcaaaaaaaagagttcaAGTTTTTGAAATACTTGTGTCAGGACTTGTTTaaagtcagtaaaaaaaaaaaataaaaaaaagattttttttaaatactatcCTAAAACGCAAGGTTTGACTTCCAGGAAGTCGTCTTGAAAAATGCTTCTTGGCTGTTTCTCAGTAGCTTTGGCCTTTCAGTGGAGGGGGCTTTCTTGTGGGAAGACTTTAAAGTGGCTGTTGCAGTAAAGatttaatatcatttttggCTCCAGTGGTCATGCCTAGGCAATGCAAACATTTCCGCGTTTCATGGCAAACTGCCCCGCTCTCTTCCTCCAGTACAGTAAAAACTGCCCCGCTCTCTTCCTCCAGTACAGTAAAAACTGCCCCGCTCTCTTCCTCCAGTACAGTAAAAACTGCCCCGCTCTCTTCCTCCAGTACAGTAAAACTGCCCGCTCTCTTCCTCCAGTACAGTAAAAACTGCCCCGCTCTCTTCCTCCAGTACAGTAAAACTGCCCCGCTCTCTTCCTCCAGTACAGTAAAAACTGCCCCGCTCTCTTCCTCCAGTACAGTAATAACTGCCCCGCTCTCTTCCTCCAGTACAGTAAAAACTGCCCCGCTCTCTTCCTCCAGTACAGTAAAAACTGCCCCGCTCTCTTCCTCCAGTACAGTAAAAACTGCCCCGCTCTCTTCCTCCAGTACAGTAAAAACTGCCCCGCTCTCTTCCTCCAGTACAGTAATAACTGCCCCGCTCTCTTCCTCCAGTACAGTAATAACTGCCCCGCTCTCTTCCTCCAGTACAGTAGGACCCGTAATGCGTTGATTTGTCGCTCCTGTACGTCCTGGAGACTTTCAGTACCCCTCTAATCGTTTAAACCGAACCGGGTTTGAACCGTAGATCCCCCGCATCCCCGGAGCTGTGAAACCGCGGTCTCTTAATTACACAGCTGCGTTTCAGAAGCCGCGTCCGGGACGCCCGGACCGCCGGCAGGCTTTCGTCTGCCGATACCTCGACGGCGCGCCAAATTTACTGCCAGGCCTTCTCGGCTCTTAACtgttgaatgtttaaaaaaaaaaaaaaaaaatggtgccgagtcgattaaaaaaaaaaaaaatatatatatatatatatatgtgcatgagGAGTACGGCTTTATTTTTTCTGGTTGGAGGTTTGTAATTATTTATGCGTAAATGCTCATATATATTTATGAGCAGATGCTGGAAACAGCTCTGCGCTGAACGTGACCATGTGCACTTATAATGGGTGTCAGTGTTTCGGAGATGAAACAGGTCGTGGTGTCTTGTATGTTTGCCTCGTACACGAGAGGTAAATTGAATTTGCCTGTTTTCTGCGTGTAACTTCGCCCCTTAAACCAGGGATCTCAAACGCAGAGTctggagggccgctgtgtctgctggtttttgatgcgTTCCTCCACTTCAGTTCTTAATACAAGTCATTGGTTGGCtgaagagtctgcacaccttgtttccaaggacTGAACTGGCTGCCGGTTGAAGGGAAATCACAGGAAGTAGCGGAGTttgaggccgggggggggggggggggggaggggagtttgAGGCTCTCTTTGTAGCCAATCCGCTCAGAGCCAGACGTGACTGCAGGTAATGTTGGGTTTTCCCCAACATTAGCATGTTAATATGATTCAAATGAGCAGGGCTGTAGAGACTAGAGAGCCTGCGCCACCACCTATCACTCCCATACTGTACGCTTCACtgaacacccaccccccacacacacacacacaccaaaactacgcacacacgcgccgcaccacacacacacacaaactgacactccacacaccaccaaccccccgcaccacaccacacacacacacacactcacatatactcacacacactcactctcacacaaacacacacacacacacacacaaatgcacacatctTTTACACTAGGCACCCAGCACACAGGTTACAACTAGCCAGGgtggtaaataaaataaaataaaataaatgggggggaaaaaatacaaaaaagaggTATTGCTCTCCGTGTTCTTTTTCCCCCCGGTTCGAGGGTGAAATATGGGCCTGTCCTGGGAGGGGAGATAGTGCCACAGCGGGCCCAGTGAAAAAGCCTTATCCCAGGCAGCCAGTCCTGAGCGCCACCCCCGCTAtctctcccagcagcctccaTCACCCGCGATCCCGATCTAAGAAGCTAAGAGCCGCCGCGccggaggatgaggaggagggggaggaggaggaagaggacagagagcagagggCCCAGGCCACCCTCCCGCAGGGCCCCAGGGTGAAGAAGGAGGCGGGGGGAGCGAGCaggagggcggaggggggagggccgGGACTGACCTGCCAGGCCGGTAGGCCGTCAGACGCGCCGGGAACCTCAGGTGAGATAAGGCCTGATTACGTGTCACATCAGCCGGGACTACTTTCCCACCGTCTGCAGAGCGCCAAATCCACTGCTGACAAAACTCTGCTCTTTCCATCCACGGCTCTGCCTTACcatttttctcttctccctctctctttctctctttcgctgtcgccttctctctccttctgtctctcccttaAAATGTCTCccttcccccatctctctccctgtctctgtcgccctccctctctctctcttttactagttacccccctctctctccttctccctttctctccctctttcccaccCTCCTGCTCTGGCTCACCTTgtgtctctcactcttcctcaccttccctctctccctctgtttttttctatctttctttccatctctccttccctccctccatttttccctcactctcttcctcccagtctctctctccatcttttcctccttctctcccttcgTGTCGTGGCCCTCGTTACGTTTCTCTATCTTTCCCCGGAGCTCAGAGGGGATTATGGGTATGTGGAGACAGCAGGGGAAAATGGGGGCGCTCTAATATTGATTTAATGAATTGAGCTCCTCCATCACTTCGTCTTGTGATGGATATGAATGTATCAGTGAATTTCACAGTGAGTGATTCATGAGCACCTGCTGTAACTGGATGGAAAAAGTAAATTGACGCCAGATCAAGTGAAGTTTTCTGAAGAATAATGGTTCTGGAGAAATGCCACGATAGACTGTTAGAGAATGACcggattaaaatgttttctccctcttttttcctAACAATATTTTAACGTCTGCAACCTTTGATAGGCTCCTCAAAATGGCGTCAGCAAATTATCTCCTGTTAAATGTTTTAGCGCTTATTAATTATATTAGGAAAGCAAATTGGGCAGCCAGTGTTTGATTTATTGCTGGTCTAACTTGTTTTGTCACTCAGGGAACGATCAGACAGAGGTGAACAGGAAGATGTGCACCAGGAACAGGATGGAGAGCGACAGCGCTCCGGGGTCCACCGACCCCGCCCGAAGGCTCCGCCCGCCCAGCCGCGACCTCTCCCCTTCGGAAGCGTCGGAGCAGGAGCCCGATCCGTCCGGTCCtgcgggagagggggaggacgaggagggggaggtggtggaggagatgCTGGCTCCTCCCGTGGGTACGGAGGCCCAGCCCGGCTCCCCGGTTGCTGGAAGCTCGGGGCTTCGCGGGAGACTGGAGCCCCTGTCCGGCGAGGAATCCACTCAGGGTCAGGAGATGGCCGTCGGCGGCCTATCCCGAGTCGCGGTGTCGGAGAGTCGAAGCGGGGGGTCACGGAGCGGTACGCCTCCTGCAGAGCTCCTGAACGCCGCGTCTCCCCTGCCTTCCGCTGCGCCCAGAGCCCCGGCGTCTGGACCGGGCGCTAGCAGCAGGGCGCACGTGGGTCACGGGAGTAACGCTGGCGCAGACTCGCTGGACACTGCGAGAGGAGCCTCTGAATCTCTCTGTAGCGACTCTTCAGCAGCTGGTCACCCTTGTGACTCTTCAACCGCAGGTCACTCTAATGGCTCATCGGCAAGAGGTCACCCTGGTGACTCTTCAGCAGCAGGTCACCCTAGTGACTCTTCAGCAGCAGGTCACACTAATGACTCTTCAAAAGCAGGTCACTCGAATGACTCTTCGAGAGCAGGTCACTCGAGTGGCTGTTCAGCAGCAGGTCACTCTAATGACTCGTCTGCACCAGATGTGGAAGCCAGTTCTTTGCCAGTGGCCCTTGCCGGCGCGGAGTGTTCCACTGGAGGAAGTGACACGGTCCCCTGCGAATCTGGGGAGCAGTCCCGCCCTCCCTTACTGGACCCGTGCGGAGCAGGCGTCCCCCCTCTGGCCTCAGGCTCGGAGCAGCTGGTGGGGAACCGCGGAGGAAGGCGCGAGATGCCCTCCCTCACCCCCGTGCTCACGGAGGAGGACGCCTCTCTCCCGCCCCAGCTGGACCAGGAGATGCCCTCTCTCACGCTGGCGGTCGGCACGGAGGCCCTGTCCCGCTTTCCTGGAACCGGCCACCAGGGGGACCCCTCACTGCCCGTCCTCCACCGGGAGGAGTCCCTCTTCGGCTTGATGTCAGAAACGATGGTCCCTCGCGTCCGTCCTGTGGAAGAACCGTCATTACCCGTCGTGCTACAAACGTCTCATCCTCAGTCCCATCTCCATCGAGTACTTCCTGTTTGTCACACTCCACCCGAGACCCTACAGCCTCAGAGTCCAGCGCCTGATCCTTCAGGGCCACACGATCTGACCAGTGGATTGAAGCTGCAGGGCCTGCTTGCTCCTCCTGATGGTGAATCCAGCCATGTCTCATTGCACACGGGCACAGATGCCCTGAGGGAGAGCGAGCCGTTCCTCACTAGTCCCTTAGGTCGCTCGTCCCACACTCCAGACCGCAGCCATTCGGATAAGCACAAGCCTTCAGAAGAGGAGGTTAATGATGTAAGTGGCGCTCCAGCTCTGACCTCATGGTGTTCCCATTCCTGGCCGGTCCTGGTGGGAGTGGAAGCAGAGGGCTCTGTGGCTAACGAGGACGGCCAAGCCGGCGGTTCCGACAGCCCGAGCGCGGAGATCGGACCTTTGAGCTCGGGTATCTGGGACCACCTCAACTGCCAAGGCCCCGCGGTTCTGATCGAGAGCGTCCATCCCGAAATCCCTGTGGTCCTGCCGGAAGACAGGACGGCGACTTACTACACTCTCAACTCCCCGGCCAACACTGCGTGGGAGGAGGACGAGACCcccgaggaggcggagcctgacagggtgggggcggggccagaggagGAGTCTCACgtgctgggggcggggtcaggggcggAGCCCAGCGACGCGGACCGCCGCAGGATGGAGATGGAGGCCGCAGAGGCCCTCACCCTCTGCAGGGAGCTGACGGCTGGCAGGAACCCGTCACCCCCCAGGGAGGAGCCGTGGGACAGCAGGAACCAGTCCCCCCCCAGGACCTCCTCCGCTCGGAACTGCGACTCGGACGCCGCCCCCAGTGTGTCCACGGAGGGGAGCGACCTGGAGtccgaggaggcggagcttgagCCCGGGGAGATCTGCACTGTAAGGCCCCGCTCATCTAGCTCCTCCTCAGGCTAGCGTTtacctcagccaatcacatactGCTCTCGTGTGATTTAACTGTGAAATGCATGGGGACTATCGGGCCTCTCCATCTTAGTTTAGTGTGAATGTAATGGAATGCTCTTTGTTTCTCGAGGAGATGGACGCTGTCTCTAGCTGGAATAACAGAGTCCAGTGCCAAAATGCTGGTTCCTCCtaacacattttcattactTATTAGTTATTATGGG
The nucleotide sequence above comes from Anguilla rostrata isolate EN2019 chromosome 7, ASM1855537v3, whole genome shotgun sequence. Encoded proteins:
- the LOC135259941 gene encoding lysine-specific demethylase 4C-like isoform X3, whose product is MWKTSFSWHTEDMDLYSINYLHFGEPKSWYAIPPEHGKRLERLATGFFPNSSKSCEAFLRHKMTLISPSILKKYSIPFDKITQEAGEFMITFPYGYHAGFNHGFNCAESTNFASIRWIDYGKVAKQCNCSKDMVKISMDPFVKKFQPDRYQVWKQGKDACVLDHSRPTPGSTPELQSWLHRRKRARPSAPSSLHHPRSRSKKLRAAAPEDEEEGEEEEEDREQRAQATLPQGPRVKKEAGGASRRAEGGGPGLTCQAGRPSDAPGTSGNDQTEVNRKMCTRNRMESDSAPGSTDPARRLRPPSRDLSPSEASEQEPDPSGPAGEGEDEEGEVVEEMLAPPVGTEAQPGSPVAGSSGLRGRLEPLSGEESTQGQEMAVGGLSRVAVSESRSGGSRSGTPPAELLNAASPLPSAAPRAPASGPGASSRAHVGHGSNAGADSLDTARGASESLCSDSSAAGHPCDSSTAGHSNGSSARGHPGDSSAAGHPSDSSAAGHTNDSSKAGHSNDSSRAGHSSGCSAAGHSNDSSAPDVEASSLPVALAGAECSTGGSDTVPCESGEQSRPPLLDPCGAGVPPLASGSEQLVGNRGGRREMPSLTPVLTEEDASLPPQLDQEMPSLTLAVGTEALSRFPGTGHQGDPSLPVLHREESLFGLMSETMVPRVRPVEEPSLPVVLQTSHPQSHLHRVLPVCHTPPETLQPQSPAPDPSGPHDLTSGLKLQGLLAPPDGESSHVSLHTGTDALRESEPFLTSPLGRSSHTPDRSHSDKHKPSEEEVNDVSGAPALTSWCSHSWPVLVGVEAEGSVANEDGQAGGSDSPSAEIGPLSSGIWDHLNCQGPAVLIESVHPEIPVVLPEDRTATYYTLNSPANTAWEEDETPEEAEPDRVGAGPEEESHVLGAGSGAEPSDADRRRMEMEAAEALTLCRELTAGRNPSPPREEPWDSRNQSPPRTSSARNCDSDAAPSVSTEGSDLESEEAELEPGEICTYPSQMVVQVGRMKTTKSWRHPLRKPTARAVPSAVKQQAVSDEELPEASLTEEEVQEAEPWAKPLLHLWHGRKPSLPAEREYNAAAARSPPHCAICTLVMPYYLPEDRPEDSRPVDLDALSRHRSKPLIPEICFSYREGNSDTCPPTAVLEEDGSSPLVSCRTCSVQVHASCYGVSAQDIHDDWSCDRCLSGELTAECCLCNLRGGALKRTTDDRWAHVMCALALPEVRFASQSERSPIDISRIPLQRYKLKCVYCRKRIKKVSGACIQCSCGRCPTSFHVTCAHAAGVTMEPDDWPYVVFVTCHRHQLRSSAAKSTACKKDIEVGQTVIAKHKNLRYYSSRVAQVLSQTFYEVMFDDGSFSNDTFPEDIVSRDCVRLGPPEVGEVVQVKWPDGLFYEAKYLGSNTSYMYQVEFEDGSQLLAKREDVYTLEEELPKKVKGRLVSI
- the LOC135259941 gene encoding lysine-specific demethylase 4C-like isoform X4, with protein sequence MWKTSFSWHTEDMDLYSINYLHFGEPKSWYAIPPEHGKRLERLATGFFPNSSKSCEAFLRHKMTLISPSILKKYSIPFDKITQEAGEFMITFPYGYHAGFNHGFNCAESTNFASIRWIDYGKVAKQCNCSKDMVKISMDPFVKKFQPDRYQVWKQGKDACVLDHSRPTPGSTPELQSWLHRRKRARPSAPSSLHHPRSRSKKLRAAAPEDEEEGEEEEEDREQRAQATLPQGPRVKKEAGGASRRAEGGGPGLTCQAGRPSDAPGTSGNDQTEVNRKMCTRNRMESDSAPGSTDPARRLRPPSRDLSPSEASEQEPDPSGPAGEGEDEEGEVVEEMLAPPVGTEAQPGSPVAGSSGLRGRLEPLSGEESTQGQEMAVGGLSRVAVSESRSGGSRSGTPPAELLNAASPLPSAAPRAPASGPGASSRAHVGHGSNAGADSLDTARGASESLCSDSSAAGHPCDSSTAGHSNGSSARGHPGDSSAAGHPSDSSAAGHTNDSSKAGHSNDSSRAGHSSGCSAAGHSNDSSAPDVEASSLPVALAGAECSTGGSDTVPCESGEQSRPPLLDPCGAGVPPLASGSEQLVGNRGGRREMPSLTPVLTEEDASLPPQLDQEMPSLTLAVGTEALSRFPGTGHQGDPSLPVLHREESLFGLMSETMVPRVRPVEEPSLPVVLQTSHPQSHLHRVLPVCHTPPETLQPQSPAPDPSGPHDLTSGLKLQGLLAPPDGESSHVSLHTGTDALRESEPFLTSPLGRSSHTPDRSHSDKHKPSEEEVNDVSGAPALTSWCSHSWPVLVGVEAEGSVANEDGQAGGSDSPSAEIGPLSSGIWDHLNCQGPAVLIESVHPEIPVVLPEDRTATYYTLNSPANTAWEEDETPEEAEPDRVGAGPEEESHVLGAGSGAEPSDADRRRMEMEAAEALTLCRELTAGRNPSPPREEPWDSRNQSPPRTSSARNCDSDAAPSVSTEGSDLESEEAELEPGEICTYPSQMVVQVGRMKTTKSWRHPLRKPTARAVPSAVKQQAVSDEELPEASLTEEEVQEAEPWAKPLLHLWHGRKPSLPAEREYNAAAARSPPHCAICTLVMPYYLPEDRPEDSRPVDLDALSRHRSKPLIPEICFSYREGNSDTCPPTAVLEEDGSSPLVSCRTCSVQVHASCYGVSAQDIHDDWSCDRCLSGELTAECCLCNLRGGALKRTTDDRWAHVMCALALPEVRFASQSERSPIDISRIPLQRYKLKCVYCRKRIKKVSGACIQCSCGRCPTSFHVTCAHAAGVTMEPDDWPYVVFVTCHRHQLRSSAAKSTACKKDIEVGQTVIAKHKNLRYYSSRVAQVLSQTFYEVMFDDGSFSNDTFPEDIVSRDCVRLGPPEVGEVVQVKWPDGLFYEAKYLGSNTSYMYQVEFEDGSQLLAKREDVYTLEEELPKKVKGRLSTASSMRFQDAFHAPMIEGEKKRQRTPNSRFQKDYVAEPTSRASAKNACEPRSARGK
- the LOC135259941 gene encoding lysine-specific demethylase 4C-like isoform X1 is translated as MWKTSFSWHTEDMDLYSINYLHFGEPKSWYAIPPEHGKRLERLATGFFPNSSKSCEAFLRHKMTLISPSILKKYSIPFDKITQEAGEFMITFPYGYHAGFNHGFNCAESTNFASIRWIDYGKVAKQCNCSKDMVKISMDPFVKKFQPDRYQVWKQGKDACVLDHSRPTPGSTPELQSWLHRRKRARPSAPSLHHPRSRSKKLRAAAPEDEEEGEEEEEDREQRAQATLPQGPRVKKEAGGASRRAEGGGPGLTCQAGRPSDAPGTSGNDQTEVNRKMCTRNRMESDSAPGSTDPARRLRPPSRDLSPSEASEQEPDPSGPAGEGEDEEGEVVEEMLAPPVGTEAQPGSPVAGSSGLRGRLEPLSGEESTQGQEMAVGGLSRVAVSESRSGGSRSGTPPAELLNAASPLPSAAPRAPASGPGASSRAHVGHGSNAGADSLDTARGASESLCSDSSAAGHPCDSSTAGHSNGSSARGHPGDSSAAGHPSDSSAAGHTNDSSKAGHSNDSSRAGHSSGCSAAGHSNDSSAPDVEASSLPVALAGAECSTGGSDTVPCESGEQSRPPLLDPCGAGVPPLASGSEQLVGNRGGRREMPSLTPVLTEEDASLPPQLDQEMPSLTLAVGTEALSRFPGTGHQGDPSLPVLHREESLFGLMSETMVPRVRPVEEPSLPVVLQTSHPQSHLHRVLPVCHTPPETLQPQSPAPDPSGPHDLTSGLKLQGLLAPPDGESSHVSLHTGTDALRESEPFLTSPLGRSSHTPDRSHSDKHKPSEEEVNDVSGAPALTSWCSHSWPVLVGVEAEGSVANEDGQAGGSDSPSAEIGPLSSGIWDHLNCQGPAVLIESVHPEIPVVLPEDRTATYYTLNSPANTAWEEDETPEEAEPDRVGAGPEEESHVLGAGSGAEPSDADRRRMEMEAAEALTLCRELTAGRNPSPPREEPWDSRNQSPPRTSSARNCDSDAAPSVSTEGSDLESEEAELEPGEICTYPSQMVVQVGRMKTTKSWRHPLRKPTARAVPSAVKQQAVSDEELPEASLTEEEVQEAEPWAKPLLHLWHGRKPSLPAEREYNAAAARSPPHCAICTLVMPYYLPEDRPEDSRPVDLDALSRHRSKPLIPEICFSYREGNSDTCPPTAVLEEDGSSPLVSCRTCSVQVHASCYGVSAQDIHDDWSCDRCLSGELTAECCLCNLRGGALKRTTDDRWAHVMCALALPEVRFASQSERSPIDISRIPLQRYKLKCVYCRKRIKKVSGACIQCSCGRCPTSFHVTCAHAAGVTMEPDDWPYVVFVTCHRHQLRSSAAKSTACKKDIEVGQTVIAKHKNLRYYSSRVAQVLSQTFYEVMFDDGSFSNDTFPEDIVSRDCVRLGPPEVGEVVQVKWPDGLFYEAKYLGSNTSYMYQVEFEDGSQLLAKREDVYTLEEELPKKVKGRLSTASSMRFQDAFHAPMIEGEKKRQRTPNSRFQKDYVAEPTSRASAKNACEPRSARGK
- the LOC135259941 gene encoding lysine-specific demethylase 4C-like isoform X2; translation: MWKTSFSWHTEDMDLYSINYLHFGEPKSWYAIPPEHGKRLERLATGFFPNSSKSCEAFLRHKMTLISPSILKKYSIPFDKITQEAGEFMITFPYGYHAGFNHGFNCAESTNFASIRWIDYGKVAKQCNCSKDMVKISMDPFVKKFQPDRYQVWKQGKDACVLDHSRPTPGSTPELQSWLHRRKRARPSAPSSLHHPRSRSKKLRAAAPEDEEEGEEEEEDREQRAQATLPQGPRVKKEAGGASRRAEGGGPGLTCQAGRPSDAPGTSGNDQTEVNRKMCTRNRMESDSAPGSTDPARRLRPPSRDLSPSEASEQEPDPSGPAGEGEDEEGEVVEEMLAPPVGTEAQPGSPVAGSSGLRGRLEPLSGEESTQGQEMAVGGLSRVAVSESRSGGSRSGTPPAELLNAASPLPSAAPRAPASGPGASSRAHVGHGSNAGADSLDTARGASESLCSDSSAAGHPCDSSTAGHSNGSSARGHPGDSSAAGHPSDSSAAGHTNDSSKAGHSNDSSRAGHSSGCSAAGHSNDSSAPDVEASSLPVALAGAECSTGGSDTVPCESGEQSRPPLLDPCGAGVPPLASGSEQLVGNRGGRREMPSLTPVLTEEDASLPPQLDQEMPSLTLAVGTEALSRFPGTGHQGDPSLPVLHREESLFGLMSETMVPRVRPVEEPSLPVVLQTSHPQSHLHRVLPVCHTPPETLQPQSPAPDPSGPHDLTSGLKLQGLLAPPDGESSHVSLHTGTDALRESEPFLTSPLGRSSHTPDRSHSDKHKPSEEEVNDVSGAPALTSWCSHSWPVLVGVEAEGSVANEDGQAGGSDSPSAEIGPLSSGIWDHLNCQGPAVLIESVHPEIPVVLPEDRTATYYTLNSPANTAWEEDETPEEAEPDRVGAGPEEESHVLGAGSGAEPSDADRRRMEMEAAEALTLCRELTAGRNPSPPREEPWDSRNQSPPRTSSARNCDSDAAPSVSTEGSDLESEEAELEPGEICTYPSQMVVQVGRMKTTKSWRHPLRKPTARAVPSAVKQQAVSDEELPEASLTEEEVQEAEPWAKPLLHLWHGRKPSLPAEREYNAAAARSPPHCAICTLVMPYYLPEDRPEDSRPVDLDALSRHRSKPLIPEICFSYREGNSDTCPPTAVLEEDGSSPLVSCRTCSVQVHASCYGVSAQDIHDDWSCDRCLSGELTAECCLCNLRGGALKRTTDDRWAHVMCALALPEVRFASQSERSPIDISRIPLQRYKLKCVYCRKRIKKVSGACIQCSCGRCPTSFHVTCAHAAGVTMEPDDWPYVVFVTCHRHQLRSSAASTACKKDIEVGQTVIAKHKNLRYYSSRVAQVLSQTFYEVMFDDGSFSNDTFPEDIVSRDCVRLGPPEVGEVVQVKWPDGLFYEAKYLGSNTSYMYQVEFEDGSQLLAKREDVYTLEEELPKKVKGRLSTASSMRFQDAFHAPMIEGEKKRQRTPNSRFQKDYVAEPTSRASAKNACEPRSARGK